A single window of bacterium DNA harbors:
- the rodA gene encoding rod shape-determining protein RodA has translation MRKSNLLKEYLNKLKNLDLILILATLILIAIGILVLFSLTFNSKLNQDLLWNKQLIYSLISFVVMIGIACLDFNKIKKYALIFYGFSLGLLVVVLFYSKAIRNVHSWLSVAGLSFQPSEVAKISTILLLASYLASKSNRIKEFNYLILPFIIILIPSFLILKQPDLGTALVFLPFMFIMIYVTGADKTLICGLLIAGILAITITLLGAFIEIKLKHRVELNTLTFLNYYKWKVLIGLILIVFVISILSKLFKEAISSLKTTLVYFLSLATGVTSALFVFNFLKDYQKKRLLVFIDPSIDPLGYGYNIIQSKAAIGSGKLFGKGFLSATQTRLGFLPEQQADFIFSVIGEEFGLIGLLIVLFLFGVIIFRGLYLTCLAKNDFEFLVGIGVISLIAVQMIINVGVSTGIIPATGLPLPFVSYGGSSLFVFMMGIGLLLGIKNQKPLE, from the coding sequence ATGAGGAAATCTAATTTACTAAAAGAATACTTAAATAAATTAAAAAACTTAGATCTTATTTTAATATTAGCTACTTTAATCTTAATAGCCATAGGGATATTAGTCTTATTTAGCCTTACTTTTAACAGCAAACTTAATCAAGACTTGCTTTGGAATAAACAACTTATTTATTCTTTAATTAGTTTTGTGGTCATGATTGGCATTGCTTGTTTAGATTTTAATAAGATTAAAAAATATGCCCTTATTTTTTATGGATTTAGTCTCGGTTTGTTAGTAGTGGTCTTGTTTTATTCTAAAGCCATAAGAAACGTCCATAGTTGGTTGTCTGTAGCTGGTCTTTCTTTCCAACCTTCAGAAGTAGCTAAAATTTCAACAATATTATTATTAGCTAGTTATTTGGCTAGTAAATCAAATAGGATAAAAGAGTTTAATTATTTAATCCTACCTTTTATCATTATTTTAATTCCTTCTTTCTTGATCTTAAAGCAACCTGACTTAGGCACTGCTTTGGTCTTTCTTCCCTTTATGTTTATCATGATTTATGTAACGGGGGCAGATAAGACATTGATCTGTGGTTTGTTAATCGCTGGTATTTTAGCCATAACCATTACTCTATTAGGTGCTTTTATAGAGATTAAATTAAAACATAGAGTAGAATTAAACACGCTCACCTTCTTAAATTATTATAAATGGAAAGTGTTAATAGGTTTAATCCTCATTGTTTTTGTAATTTCAATCTTAAGTAAATTATTCAAGGAAGCTATCTCCAGCTTAAAGACAACCCTTGTTTATTTTTTAAGTTTAGCGACAGGAGTAACTAGTGCTTTATTTGTATTTAATTTTTTAAAAGACTATCAAAAGAAACGACTATTAGTCTTTATTGATCCTAGTATCGATCCGTTAGGTTATGGTTATAATATTATTCAGTCCAAAGCTGCTATTGGTTCTGGAAAACTATTTGGTAAAGGGTTTTTATCAGCTACTCAAACTCGATTAGGTTTTCTTCCAGAACAACAAGCAGACTTTATATTCTCGGTCATCGGTGAAGAGTTTGGCTTGATCGGTCTCTTAATTGTCCTCTTCTTATTTGGAGTAATTATCTTTCGAGGACTTTATTTAACTTGTTTAGCCAAGAATGATTTTGAGTTTTTAGTAGGCATAGGAGTAATTTCTTTAATTGCCGTGCAGATGATTATTAATGTAGGGGTATCTACCGGCATTATACCGGCCACTGGACTTCCCCTGCCTTTTGTTAGTTACGGAGGATCTTCTTTATTTGTTTTTATGATGGGTATAGGATTGTTATTAGGAATAAAAAATCAAAAGCCTTTGGAGTAA
- the mrdA gene encoding penicillin-binding protein 2, translated as MKNNLVEFTEVTKRLQFLSISFFLILLIIIVRLLYLQILKGDYFYQVSEENRIQLINIPAPRGIIYDHKKVPLVKTGPSFDIMVTQIGLNKKQTMEMAKKLSKILGKKKEEILLLVNKKKALSSMSILVAENVPKETMIKVAEQRINLPGVIIQVSPKRFYVYGELASHLLGYIGEVSEKEIEGSEEGNYKPGDLIGKTGVEKLLDEHLKGEDGGKQVEVDAKGRELRILNYKEPIPGRNVYLTIDFQIQKIAEEAMKDNHGAVVIINSDNGKILTLISKPSFNPNIFTTRLRKEKVNEILNHPYKILMNRAIQAQYSPGSVFKIVVMIAALENNKVNLNYKIRCQGKYYLGNKVFKCWKKEGHGAVNLIEAITKSCNVYFYNLGRMVGINPMVEVAKRFNLGEKTHIILPNEKRGLLPSPKWKKENFKEKWYPGETINMSIGQGYTLVTPIQLTCLISGVSNQKVIYQPLIIEKVENLDRSKLISYQEPVVNCQLNFKEKTLQILDEGLKKVVKAGTGWNSNVEGLEIGGKTGTSQNPHGEDHAWFVCYTHINGVNLAMSILVEHGGMGGKVAAPIAGEILSKIKELP; from the coding sequence GAGATTATTTTTATCAAGTTTCGGAAGAAAATAGGATTCAACTAATCAACATTCCTGCCCCAAGAGGAATAATTTATGATCATAAAAAAGTTCCTTTAGTAAAAACTGGGCCTTCTTTTGACATTATGGTAACTCAAATAGGTTTAAATAAGAAACAGACCATGGAAATGGCTAAAAAGTTATCTAAAATTTTAGGTAAAAAAAAGGAAGAGATTTTGCTCTTAGTCAACAAAAAAAAGGCTCTTTCTTCTATGTCTATCTTAGTTGCAGAAAATGTACCTAAAGAAACAATGATCAAAGTAGCTGAACAAAGAATAAATCTACCTGGAGTAATAATTCAAGTAAGTCCTAAAAGATTTTATGTCTACGGTGAATTAGCTTCTCATCTTTTAGGATACATTGGAGAAGTAAGCGAGAAAGAGATAGAAGGAAGCGAAGAAGGAAATTATAAGCCAGGAGACTTAATTGGAAAGACCGGTGTAGAAAAGTTATTAGATGAGCATTTAAAAGGAGAAGATGGTGGTAAGCAAGTAGAAGTAGATGCCAAAGGAAGAGAGTTGAGAATATTAAATTACAAAGAACCTATACCTGGTAGAAATGTTTATCTTACTATTGACTTTCAGATCCAAAAGATTGCTGAAGAAGCAATGAAAGATAACCATGGAGCGGTAGTCATTATCAATAGCGATAATGGTAAAATATTAACCTTGATCAGCAAGCCAAGTTTTAATCCTAATATCTTTACTACTCGTTTAAGAAAAGAAAAGGTCAATGAAATACTAAACCATCCTTATAAAATTTTGATGAATAGAGCTATTCAAGCTCAATATTCACCTGGTTCTGTTTTTAAGATTGTGGTAATGATAGCTGCTTTAGAAAACAACAAGGTTAACCTTAATTATAAAATAAGATGTCAAGGTAAGTATTATTTAGGCAATAAAGTATTTAAATGTTGGAAAAAAGAAGGTCATGGAGCCGTAAATTTAATTGAAGCTATTACTAAGTCTTGTAATGTTTATTTTTATAATTTAGGAAGAATGGTTGGAATTAATCCTATGGTTGAAGTAGCTAAAAGATTTAACTTAGGAGAAAAAACCCATATTATTTTACCTAATGAAAAAAGAGGTCTGCTTCCTTCTCCTAAGTGGAAGAAAGAAAATTTCAAAGAAAAATGGTATCCAGGAGAGACGATTAATATGAGCATAGGTCAAGGTTATACTTTAGTTACCCCTATTCAATTAACGTGTTTAATTTCTGGAGTAAGTAATCAGAAGGTTATTTATCAACCCCTGATTATAGAAAAAGTGGAAAACTTAGATAGAAGTAAGTTAATTAGTTACCAAGAACCGGTGGTAAATTGTCAGTTAAATTTTAAAGAAAAAACATTACAAATATTAGATGAAGGTCTTAAAAAAGTAGTTAAAGCTGGGACTGGTTGGAATTCAAATGTAGAAGGATTAGAGATAGGGGGAAAGACCGGTACGTCTCAAAATCCTCACGGTGAAGACCATGCTTGGTTTGTTTGTTATACCCATATTAATGGGGTAAATTTAGCTATGAGTATTCTGGTAGAACATGGAGGTATGGGTGGAAAAGTAGCTGCCCCCATAGCTGGAGAAATTTTATCTAAAATAAAGGAACTACCTTAA